The Proteiniborus sp. DW1 genome window below encodes:
- a CDS encoding GatB/YqeY domain-containing protein, which yields MSLKDRLMDDLKASMKNGDKLRKNVITMVRAAIKQKEVDERIELNDEAIIDVISKQVKQKKDAIEDFHRGQRQDLVELTEKEISILLNYLPQQLTESELEKIVKEAIEEVGANSVKDIGKIMSNVMPKVKGRADGSMVNNIVRQYFK from the coding sequence ATGTCCCTTAAAGATAGGTTAATGGATGACTTAAAAGCTTCTATGAAAAATGGGGATAAACTTAGAAAAAATGTTATCACAATGGTAAGAGCAGCTATTAAGCAAAAAGAAGTTGATGAAAGAATAGAATTAAATGATGAAGCCATTATTGACGTTATCTCAAAACAGGTAAAGCAAAAGAAGGATGCTATTGAAGACTTTCATAGAGGTCAAAGGCAGGATTTAGTGGAGTTAACGGAAAAAGAAATTAGCATACTGTTAAATTACTTACCACAACAATTGACTGAATCAGAACTTGAAAAAATAGTTAAAGAAGCTATTGAAGAGGTTGGAGCAAATTCAGTTAAGGATATAGGCAAGATAATGTCAAATGTCATGCCTAAAGTTAAAGGCAGAGCAGATGGAAGTATGGTAAATAATATAGTAAGACAATATTTTAAATAG
- the rpsU gene encoding 30S ribosomal protein S21, whose protein sequence is MSEIKVGENESLDNALKRFKRQCARSGVLAEVRKREHYEKPSVRRKKKSEAARRKNSRSR, encoded by the coding sequence ATGTCAGAAATCAAAGTCGGGGAAAATGAATCATTAGATAATGCTTTAAAGAGATTTAAAAGACAATGCGCTAGATCTGGTGTATTAGCAGAAGTTAGAAAAAGAGAGCATTATGAAAAGCCAAGCGTAAGACGTAAGAAAAAATCCGAGGCTGCAAGGAGAAAAAACTCTAGATCAAGATAA
- a CDS encoding histidine triad nucleotide-binding protein, which translates to MSECIFCKIVNGDIPTNKVYEDDKTVAFYDLNPQSPTHILIIPKEHIPSANYIDENNSDLISHIFVAIKNIAKEKGLDKQGYRIVNNCGEFGGQTVEHIHFHLLGGRQLQWPPG; encoded by the coding sequence GTGTCAGAGTGTATTTTTTGTAAAATTGTAAATGGAGATATACCTACTAATAAGGTATATGAAGATGATAAAACAGTTGCATTTTATGATTTAAACCCGCAATCTCCTACTCATATTTTGATAATACCAAAAGAACATATACCCTCAGCTAACTATATAGATGAAAACAACTCTGATTTAATTAGCCATATATTTGTTGCAATAAAAAATATTGCAAAAGAAAAAGGTTTAGATAAACAAGGATATAGAATTGTAAACAACTGTGGCGAATTTGGAGGTCAGACAGTAGAGCATATACATTTTCATTTGTTAGGAGGCAGACAGCTACAATGGCCACCAGGCTAA